The following coding sequences lie in one Rutidosis leptorrhynchoides isolate AG116_Rl617_1_P2 chromosome 4, CSIRO_AGI_Rlap_v1, whole genome shotgun sequence genomic window:
- the LOC139840920 gene encoding uncharacterized protein, translating to MKLNPKKCSFGVEEGKFLGYYITRKGIQANLEKIDRLNQLQTPATKKYMQSLNEKLASLSRFVSRGAEKKLPFFKILKGCLGKKKIVWNEEAEKAFVEMKEYIAKLPTLTSPEEGETLFIYLAASKECISTVLVTERERVQVLSKAEKSGRMAKWAIELGEHDIEFRVRHAIKGKVPVDFIAKIDSIDEEDTKNSTQVITPRIESEEWKLYTDVASSSDGSGAGLMLVNSEGKEFTYELRFEFATTNYEAEYEALLAGLRMVKELKIPHLRAFIDSQLVANQIMGTFEARQPTIQQYLTKAKELSESFKSFDIEHVRRSQNKKADALSKLASLTFEHLAKEVLVEVLEKKSILEEEVNDLVQEDEVTSMTPLQVYLETGKLPEDKTNQGR from the exons ATGAAACTAAACCCAAAGAAATGTTCCTTCGGAGTTGAGGAAGGGAAATTTCTTGGGTATTATATCACCAGAAAGGGAATCCAAGCAAATCTAGAAAAGATAGACAGGCTCAATCAACTCCAAACCCCAGCAACTAAAAAATACATgcagagtttgaatgagaaattggCATCACTCAGCAGGTTCGTATCAAGGGGAGCAGAAAAGAAACTACCCTTCTTCAAAATCTTGAAAGGATGCTTGGGGAAGAAGAAAATTGTTTGGAACGAAGAGGCTGAGAAGGCATTCGTCGAAATGAAGGAGTACATTGCCAAGCTCCCTACCTTGACTTCACCCGAAGAAGGAGAAACACTCTTCATATACTTGGCTGCTTCGAAAGAGTGCATTAGCACAGTATTGGTCACCGAACGAGAAAGAGT GCAAGTACTCTCGAAAGCTGAAAAATCGGGGAgaatggccaaatgggccattGAGCTAGGTGAACATGACATTGAGTTCAGAGTTAGGCACGCAATCAAAGGAAAAGTTCCGGTAGACTTCATCGCTAAAATAGATAGCATTGATGAAGAAGATACAAAGAACTCCACTCAAGTCATTACCCCGAGGATTGAAAGTGAAGAATGGAAGTTGTACACCGATGTTGCGTCGAGTTCTGATGGATCAGGTGCTGGTCTGATGTTAGTAAACTCCGAAGGAAAAGAGTTTACTTATGAACTCCGTTTTGAATTCGCAACAACCAATTACGAAGCTGAGTACGAAGCGCTACTCGCAGGACTGAGAATGGTGAAGGAATTAAAGATCCCCCACCTTCGCGCTTTCATCGACTCACAACTAGTGGCTAACCAAATCATGGGCACTTTTGAAGCAAGGCAACCCACCATCCAACAGTACTTGACAAAAGCGAAGGAACTGAGTGAAAGCTTCAAAAGTTTTGACATCGAACATGTCCGACGAAGTCAAAATAAGAAGGCAGACGCACTGAGCAAACTCGCTTCGTTGACATTTGAGCATCTTGCAAAAGAAGTATTGGTGGAGGTGCTAGAAAAGAAATCGATCCTAGAAGAAGAAGTCAATGACCTCGTACAAGAAGACGAGGTAACATCGATGACTCCACTGCAAGTATATCTTGAAACAGGAAAATTACCAGAGGATAAAACGAATCAAGGAAGATAA